The Engraulis encrasicolus isolate BLACKSEA-1 chromosome 4, IST_EnEncr_1.0, whole genome shotgun sequence genome includes a window with the following:
- the vps4a gene encoding vacuolar protein sorting-associated protein 4A — MTTSTLQKAIDLVTKATEEDKAKNYEEALRLYQHAVEYFLHAIKYEAHSDKAKESIRGKCMQYLDRAEKLKDYLKNKEKQGKKPVKEAQSNDKSDSDSEGENPEKKKLQEHLMGAIVMEKPNVRWSDVAGLEMAKEALKEAVILPIKFPHLFTGKRTPWRGILLFGPPGTGKSYLAKAVATEANNSTFFSVSSSDLMSKWLGESEKLVKNLFDLARTHKPSIIFIDEVDSLCGSRNENESEAARRIKTEFLVQMQGVGNNNDGVLVLGATNIPWVLDAAIRRRFEKRIYIPLPEEPARSAMFRLHLGNTPHSLSDADLRQLAHKTDGYSGADISIIVRDALMQPVRKVQSATHFKKVRGPSRTNSQLMVDDLLTPCSPGDPAAVEMTWMDVPSDKLLEPIVCMSDMLRSLSTTRPTVNTEDLLKVKKFTEDFGQEG, encoded by the exons ATGACAACGTCAACATTACAG AAAGCGATCGATCTTGTCACCAAAGCCACAGAAGAAGACAAGGCAAAGAACTATGAAGAGGCCCTGCGCCTGTACCAGCATGCGGTGGAGTACTTTCTACACGCCATCAAGT ACGAGGCCCATAGTGACAAGGCGAAGGAGAGCATTCGGGGTAAATGTATGCAGTACCTGGACCGAGCGGAGAAGCTGAAGGACTACCTGAAGAATAAAGAGAAACAGGGCAAGAAGCCTGTGAAGGAGGCCCAGAGCAATGACAA aagtgacagtgacagtgagggGGAGAATCCTGAGAAGAAGAAACTCCAGGAGCATCTGATGG GTGCCATAGTGATGGAGAAGCCCAACGTGAGGTGGAGTGATGTGGCGGGACTGGAGATGGCCAAGGAGGCCCTGAAGGAAGCAGTCATCCTGCCCATCAAATTCCCACACCTCTTCACCG GCAAGCGAACGCCCTGGAGAGGGATCCTGCTGTTCGGGCCTCCAGGAACAGGGAAGTCCTACCTGGCCAAGGCCGTGGCCACCGAGGCCAACAACTCCACCTTcttctccgtctcctcctccgaCCTCATGTCCAAGTGGCTGGGAGAGAGTGAGAA GCTTGTGAAGAACCTGTTTGACCTGGCTCGCACGCACAAGCCCTCCATCATCTTCATAGACGAGGTGGACTCGCTGTGCGGTTCCCGTAATGAGAATGAGAGCGAAGCAGCGCGCCGCATCAAGACAGAATTCCTTGTCCAAATGCAAG GTGTGGGAAATAACAATGATGGGGTTCTTGTGCTGGGGGCCACCAACATCCCCTGGGTCCTGGACGCTGCTATTCGCAGGAG GTTTGAGAAGCGCATCTACATCCCGCTGCCGGAGGAGCCGGCTCGCTCGGCCATGTTCCGACTGCACCTGGGCAACACGCCGCACAGCCTGAGCGACGCCGACCTGCGGCAGCTAGCACACAAGACGGACGGCTATTCGGGAGCTGACATCAGCATCATCGTACGCGACGCGCTCATGCAGCCCGTACGCAAGGTGCAGTCGGCCACGCACTTCAAGAAG GTGCGAGGCCCATCTCGTACCAACAGCCAACTGATGGTGGACGACCTGCTCACCCCCTGTTCCCCTGGTGACCCAGCGGCCGTAGAGATGACCTGGATGGATGTGCCTAGCGACAAGCTTCTAGAACCCATAGTCTGCATG TCTGACATGTTGCGATCCCTGTCCACCACACGGCCCACGGTGAACACAGAGGACCTACTGAAGGTCAAGAAGTTCACAGAAGACTTTGGCCAGGAGGGCTGA